GTCAGTAAGAGCTGAACTTGTTAGACTAAAGTAATGTGTCCTCTTTCTATAAAAGTATAAAACTGGTCCATGTGTATGTTAGATTTGAGTTACGATACtgaaatatttaaatcatcattccTTCCAAATTGTAACTTCCGTCCAAAGGAATTAttatatatgaaattatttctcaaaatttaaTTTACTTCCAATGCTTATAAAAGCTAATTTTATTACAAGGCACATTATAAATTAATCAAGTATAACACTTCAATTAACTTCTATAGGAATGCATGTGAACATATGATCGTATAAGCCTATTAATTACCCATTTCCCAGTATATGAGACCAAGTTTTGACAGCTGTAAATTTTGAATTCGTAAGCAAGTTTGCTCAAGATAAAACACATACCAATCGTAATAGTTCGAAGTCCCTCCTGGCCAGCAGTGTCCCTGATTTGTAACTTAATGTGCTTGCCATCAAGGTCAATGGTTCTTATCTTGAAATCAATTCTGCAATACATGATTAATAGCAAGATTTTACTTTCATCACAAAAAGACAAGTTCTGGTTTTGGACAAATGCACCCTCACATATGCACATAGAGACGAAATTTTCTTGGCGGTGCTAATCCAAATGAGTTACAACATTAATTGCTAGTTTGTTTTCTGGTTTCAgttgaaaaaaaataagttgTGGAGGCATTAAAGAATGAGATTTAACACTGAAATTAACATTTATTCTTAGCCAAATCATTAGAATCATCTGCATTTATATGCTTATAGTTATTGATTGTGTGCTTGTTCTCATCTGCATTTCTCTTATTCTTACAATTTGTGATGGTGGATTTGAAAACAGGTTTCTGGTACCAGGTTTGCTAGCCCAAGTTCAGTTTCACTTTCAATGAATGGGAGAATTTTCCCATCCATCACAATGCAGCCCAGGGCACCTCGCCTTCAAGTTGCATGTGCGGTAAGATTTGATGTCATAAACACTATGTTTATAATTGCCTAGCCAATGGGATTGTGGAGAATCATCCATCCTTAAACCATCTCCATGAAAAAAATCTACTGTTATATGCTTATAGTTATTGATTGTGTGCTTAGAATTACCAAATAACTAAAATATTTTTGGCCTGAACTGCATTCTGTTATAATCAATTGGTATGTATTTTATAGTTTGAGGAAGATTCACATACATCTTGTAGAAAAGCAATATTCCTTTCATGATTGGAAAGACATCCGTTTTTGTGGACAATCTTCCTTCACCTATTTCTTCTTCACTCACTgcaaccaaaaaaattaaatttcaaaaaactAAAAACCTTACCTTCCATGGATCTCTGCTGTCAATTGTTCATTTAGAGTACCAACTGTTGTGGATTTCTCCTTTCAAATCTCTATAAATAATGCCATTATTTGGTGTTTCATTCCATCTCTCACTGCATTATCTATTCCTTTCTTTCTCTATATACAAAATTTGACACCCTATACAACAAAATAAAAGAGCAAATTACTCATTACACATTTAGTAAACCTAAACAAATCTTTTGTATGAAAACAGAACTACACAAAGACACAAGAAAAGAAATAACCTGTGAATCGATCAAGACAAGATTAATTGCATATGGTTTGCAAGGATCACCAACAAGAAACATTTCCTACTGTCAGAAGAACGCTAACCTTAACTTTCCATGTATCTTTGGCTGGGCATAAGCAACCGAGGGGGTTGAAAGGGCCAGCAGTAAAAACCACGAGTAAGATTGAGGGACAAGACAAATATCAGTTATGTAGATATGTAACAATGTAGGAATATCAAAACAGGAGGGTTATGAGCAAGCAAACCAACAACATCACACAATGAGGGTATTTATAGACAACTGCAAAGTGAGAAATCTAGgtcatttgaaatttgaaatgaatTAAATTCGATGCCAGCAAGAAAATTGCTGGAACACTGCCAATACCAAATCTCTTGTACTAAGCTAACATCAAAACAGTGACATGACCAAAATTGCTTCTGGTTCTTCTCTTCTACTGACAAAAGAAAGTGACAAATCAAAAACCTACTTCAACAACAAATTGTCCTCCTTCTCATTTTTATCAAGTAAAACAACATGGattcaacaacaaaaattcaATCACACGAAACCTTGCATCAATCACAATCACTGGAATGAGTAATCAAAGAAACTGACCTTCTCCTTCGTTGAAACTGCAACAACTACAACTGCTCCCAAACATCCGAGAATATACAGTGAGAGAGCCTGCCAAATATGACGATCTCTGTCAAAATCAAACCGGAACCCACAGTCTTCACTTCCACCAAACCTTCTCCAACGCAGACGGTGAGATCATCAGAAGTACGAAAATTGAAGAGGAAAACGACTGCAACACACTGTACTCCTTCAGCACAAACATCATCGATGCAGACGATTAGGTAATGGAAGAGGAAAACGACTGCAACACACTGTACTCCTTCAACACCAATCAGCTGCTATAAACCAAAGGCCAAGATTGATTCAGAATAAAcaaaacaatttaaataaaCTGTCAGGATTCGAAGCTTTCTTAGGAATAGTGATTTCAAGGGATAATTTTAAGTAGTAGTAGATATATATATTCCCAGTCTTCTTTTTCCCTTACTATGGGGTGATTGCTCTCCAATTATATTAATTGACCCTGGTTTGTATCAATTATTATTTTGCGATTTGAATGCCTTTGAAAAGGTCTTGTTTTTCTCAATCTGGAGTTTTATAATCATgatatatagtttatagatttCATGATTCCAGTAGTGAACTGATAAATTGCCAAATGCCTTGGATTTAATTTGAGAAGTGATAAATTTGAGAAATGCTATTGAATATGATATTGGAAGCCATGGACAACGATCTTGTTCATAACGATTAGGAGATCATACGACACCCCACGAGACCCGGTAGTTGAGAGAAGTAACTTTTCCCTTCCAAATACACATGGTCGAAAGTGCGATTAAGACCTGAAGTGTGGCACGTTTGCACCAGGAGTGGAAAGGATGAAGACGTAACAACAGGCACGTGAGGGTTTTTTTCCAATGTTTTAATCTCAGCCACTAAATTAAATCCAATGGTCATAAGTTGTTCCTCTCACTCTCACATAAAAAACATTCCTCtcactaatatatatatatatatatatatatatatatatatatatatatttctactAATTCAACTAATACAATAAAAAATATCTAATTTAGATTAATATATTGTGCGGTATATAtgtctaaactttaaaaaatatGTATGAAAACCTCACTAATCATGTAATTGACACCTTGCGAGACACATTCTCTTGTAAGTCACCGTGTAAAATTGCATTATTTACATCCAATTGATTGATGTAAATGGTATTGGTCAGAAAGCTGCCAGGGCTATGAGTACCTGTACACTTGTGATCTTAGAAACTGGAGAAAGTGTATCAATATAGTCAAGACCTTCAtgtacgttttttttttttggtcactaGACCTTCATGTACGTTGATTATATCTTTTAGCCACCAATCGTGCCTTCACTGCCTTGTAATGTCCCATACGATCCCATCTGAATTATGTTCAATTTAATTTGTACACCCATTTACTCCCAATGGGCTTAATTCCAGCTGGTAAGTCTACAACGTCCTCATATTAGCTAGCCTCAAGTGCACTCATCTCCGCATTCATGGTTTTGCTACCAGCAAGAGAACTTGCAAGCTTCTGAATATGAGGATGGTTCAGACATTTTGATTAGAGCAAGATCATAAGAGCGATGAGTAGTGGCGTGATGCTCTCGTAATTAGTATAGCAAAACATTGAATGTGCAATATTGGAGGCAGGCTTTACTAGTTTAGGACAATGAAAATCTGTAAGAGGCGGGGGGTGGCATAATTATTTTAGAACTTTTCCATGGTATATAGGTGTGGAATGAAAACTATGCGAAGTTGGTGAGGTAATGGAAGGAAAGGAAATGACATAGTGATAGTTATATACCTTGAACTAAAAAATGGTCGCAGAGTGTAAACTTGAACTAAAAATAGTTATAGTTAAATAACTATTATATTCAACTAGCGGATCTTTGCCGTCGTTACTTTGTGACGCATTATTCTGTCGATGTCTTGTGATGGATATGTTTATCACTGATGAATTATTCGTTGCCATTCTGTGACGGATTGTTTTGTCGCTAACGTCCCGTCTCTATTTTGTGACGGGCCGTTTCATCGGCATATCCGTCGCTACTTTGTAAAGCAATATTCTATCAGCAGCGACGGATTGATCTGTCGCTAATGTTCCATCACTAATTTGTGACGGATAAATCCGTCGCTAGCTTGTAACAGAATATTCCTTCGCCATGTGTGACGTACCTTTCCGTCGTTAGTTTATGACGGAATGCTCCGTCACTATTTTGTGACGGACATTTCCGTCGCCCCTTTTTGACGGATTTTTCCATCGCCATATTGTGACGGATGGATCTACTGCTTTTGCAATAGATTTATTCGTCGCAAAGAATGTGAAAACACCAGTTTCTGCCATCGTTTCCTTTCCGTCGCAAATTCCGTCGAGGGAGTTTTAGGAATTTTGTGAGGgataaagtaattttttttttcttttaagaaAGAAGATATCTGAATCATAGGAGGTAAGTCTTGGTACTAGAGGGACTCAGCCAGTGAAGAAGGAGCAAAGTACATACTACATTAAAGGAAGCAAGCAAGCAAAGAAGAGTATTGATGAAATTCATATCATCCggttcttttcttttctgttaGTCTTTTTACCCTCCAGTGACTATTATTACCTTTTCTCAAGAACGCGTTTGTCACTCACTCACTCCCCAATCCCCTCTGCAATTATCTGAACCGGTTGCTCTCTGTGTACGTGAGAGTGACAAATTGAAGGATTTTATTGTGTTTGTCTATGTGTAATTGCTCTAGCCCAGCCCAATGATTCCTTCCATGTATACTCTGATTTTCCCTCCTTTGGGCCGTAATATATTATTCGTTGACAAAAAATAAAGAGTGACAAATATGAAAAAGTTAGCAATAAAGTAACTTGGGGGTGGATTTTTTGGtatatttcttttaaaaatgcAATTATAAAAACAAGAAATAAAAGATATTAAATCAAGCATTAATAATTCTATTGCAGCAGACTTTCCACAATCACAAAGATATttagttcaatttttttttaaaaaatagaagATATTATTTAATAGATAAAGGAAACATAAGGACAACCCCCTCATGTATAGGAAAGAAATGCCACCTATAAGAAAATTGTAGGCTAAGGCAAAAAGACAGACACAGGTACAATAAGAAACAGAACAAACAAGAAAAGCTCCTAAGGCTACTGCATGGATATCTAGTTCAACTTATTTATAGATTAATCATTATTGGGATAAATTCCCAACCATTATGTAATTCTTAACTAGATAACTGTCTAGAATATGATTGATTCAAGAGTAAGAAGTAACAATCGTCCTTCAAAGCTCAAGAATAATCTCGACTCCAGAATCCCCAATGCTAACAACTAATCTTGAAATTTCATATGGAAACAAGATAAATTTGCATGAGATTTTAGAAAGTTCTTCTCCTGTCTACGTGACAAGATTATAAGACCAATTTTGGTTCAATGGCAGGATCTCTGGTCTTGAAAATTCTCAAAAACTCTTCAAATGCAATGGACCTATAGATGGGATGAGCACCGGTTCTTACCAATGCCTTTGCAGGTTCTACAATCTCTTCTTTCTTTGGGCGAATGAAATAGGCAACGGTGGTCCTCGAAATACTTGAATTTGTGACAACACGATGTTCAACTCCAACGAGCCTTCCATTGCTAATTATCTACACATCAATCACATAATGAAATGAAATTGATTTTGTAATGAAAAATTAGCATTATGATGAACATTTTCAAAGTACAACTAATTAATTAACTGTGGGAAAAATGATATGTTAGAAAtacaaattaaagtaaaatcaaattcttatatgCAATTATTATACCAGGTTGTATAAGGTATGGCACCAAAATAGGTGGTGTCTTACCGCTTATAACTTGTAGAGTTCAATTTAATTTGTAACTGTATGTAATAAATTTTGTAACTTCCATTAAAGTTTGCAACAAGCCGGCCAACAAGACATGTTATACAAGCTAATAAGCTATATATGTGATAAGTTACAATATTCATTACACATAGTTTTGAGCTAAATTCTTTAAGTTACAAGTGGTATACAAGTGCACCACTGACGAGATCCAAATTCATATGTTAgttgtttatatatattagtTAGATAAAAAATACTCCCTCTGTCCTTTAATTTTATCAATTactattttgatattttttatttttatttatctatCACTTTTATAATTGTAATAGGGAATTCATTATACCTTACTAACATATATTCTccttaatttaatataattcttcattataataagaaaatttgagaaatcacagttaattagaaatataaaataatatattaagaaGTTAGATAGTAATTTTAATGGGAAAAAATGatcattaatattattttttaatatttgtgttaaaatcttaaaagtGATAGATACGGAGAAACGGAAAAAGTACCTGCAAGAGAAGCCCAATGTTGACTACAAATGCATAGGGAATTGGCTCAATAGAAATCCATTCCCCATCCTTGAAAACTTGGAGTGCATTTACATCTGTATCTTGAAGCAGAATGGTAACAAGAGTAGGATCTCGATGCTTAGATAACCCTAATGTTAAACTCGGTTCTGGGCAGGGTGGATAGTGATTTGACAGCAATAATGGATTTTCACTAAGTCCAGCACAACAATATCTTGGATCAAGTCCTAACCCTTCACATAGCATCTCCAAAATTTGGGATCCTAGTTCTCTCAGTTCCTTTGTATATTTCTCAACTACTTCTCTGAAGAGTGTCATAACAAACAATTAATCCatagttaattaaattatactGGTAATCTTTATAATAATGGACACAACACAAGAACTATATTGAAActtgtttttaattaattatataaatgaAGTGGTTGAAGGAAGATAATTATAATGTTGACTTAAAAAGAGAAGTAATTGATAATCTTTTCTTGTTCACCTGAAACCCAATGGTCAAGaataaagtaataataatactaataattaaaataacaaaaatatttaGAGATTACCCCTTCAAAATGTACATTTTTTGACTTTTTCAAAGACTGGTTGAAT
This is a stretch of genomic DNA from Lotus japonicus ecotype B-129 chromosome 1, LjGifu_v1.2. It encodes these proteins:
- the LOC130728650 gene encoding protein DOWNY MILDEW RESISTANCE 6-like, with amino-acid sequence MDHKLVSSWYHLHSTVPLSYVQPPESRPGTVTVASGKAVPVVDLGGHDRAETLKQIFKASEEYGFFQVINHGVSNELIEDTLNIFKEFHAMPAEEKLSESSRDPNGSCMLYTSREINNKDCIQFWKDTLRHPCTPSEEFMEFWPLKPARYREVVEKYTKELRELGSQILEMLCEGLGLDPRYCCAGLSENPLLLSNHYPPCPEPSLTLGLSKHRDPTLVTILLQDTDVNALQVFKDGEWISIEPIPYAFVVNIGLLLQIISNGRLVGVEHRVVTNSSISRTTVAYFIRPKKEEIVEPAKALVRTGAHPIYRSIAFEEFLRIFKTRDPAIEPKLVL